The genomic interval AAGCCCGCAAAGAAGCCATCAACGCGAGTCCCGAAGCGGGCCAGCGCGAAATGGATCTCAACGATAAATCCGGCAAACTCCAAATGGAAGCGTGCTTGAGGCAGATGCAGCCGTATCAGTGCGTGTTGTTGCGCTTCGCAGGCGATGGTATCGCCATGATGCAGGCAGGCATCCAAACCAACGACATCTATTTGTATTCCAACGGGGTGTCGCGCTATCACGCCGCCCTGTACGCCCTCAACGACTTACACCCCCAAGACCGGGATCCCAGCAGTGTGCTGATTTTGACCGAAAACTATCGGCTGCTGCTTAAGCAAATTGTGGCGCGATCGCCCGGATCGCAAATTCCGCCCGTGGCTCAGCAGGGCAGTGGCCTGAATGGACGGAGCCCGATCCGCTCCTACCTCGACCAGCAAGGCTATGAAACGCCCCAAGAATACAAATCCACCGATCCGGGCACCGACCTCCCTCAACCCACTGACAATGAGGCCCCCTAATGCTGCTCACGACCAAACAACGCAATCGCTGCGCCACCCTCACGGCAACGGCGGCCTTACTGCTCTCAATCAATACGCTTTGGCGTTCCTTCAATCCCCCGAGGGTGATGACACCGGAGCAAGCGGCGGCAATGGCCCAAGCTGATTTAGAAGATACGCGGTTCGTCATCAACTGGGTCAGCGACAGCTACCTCAACATCCTGCTGCTCAAGCTCGGGGGCTGTATTGCCCTATTTGCCATCGCGCGGTGGCTCTATGCGCCTGAAAAAACGATCACGTTTCAGCCAGATCCGGCAAGGCCATTGCCCTCGCCGGAAGTAGTCACCGATGACGACGAATACATTGACTATGCCGAAGCGATCGCCCATGAAGTCGCAATGTGGTGTCGTAACTTCCCATGGCTCACCAAACTACTCCGCGCCCCTATCCTCATCGTGGCAGGCCAACCCGGAACAGGGAAAAGTTCGATTATGCAAACGATTGCCTTCTTACGATTCCTGCTGTTTCAAACAGGCACCGAGATTTACGATCCGGATTGTGATTCCAATATTTCTAAAGGGGTTTGGGTTCATGGAACCCCGATTGGTCAATCAAAAGATGGCGCGTTTGCGGCCCAATTTCAAGCCAATTTTGAAGCACTCAAACAGAAGTCATTTCCCGACAATCAAGGCCACACACCAATTTTTGATGAGGTGACTAAGTGGATTGTCGAAGGCTACATGGACATCAATCAGTTCAAGTCTTTCTTGACGAATATTCACCAGAAATTTCGACGTCCCAACATTTGGTCAATTTTAGGACTTCATTCACTATCAGTCGAAGAAAACACTCAGGAAAAAAGTCTGCCAAAATTTACTTCCATCCGGGATTATGCCGCCATTATCTACCTCGAAAGTGATACCGATGAGTTCGGGAAGGCTAAATTTTCAGGCGTCGCCCGCATCAAAGAAGGGGGTAAAAAAGTTGCCAATGACGACCTGACGTTGTCCCGCCATCCTTCCGTTCATATCACGGAAGAATTCTCAATGGCTCATCTCATCAAGATGCTGGGGCCACTCGTTGAATATGTTCAGCCTTGCCTGAGCG from Leptolyngbya sp. SIO1E4 carries:
- a CDS encoding ATP-binding protein, which produces MLLTTKQRNRCATLTATAALLLSINTLWRSFNPPRVMTPEQAAAMAQADLEDTRFVINWVSDSYLNILLLKLGGCIALFAIARWLYAPEKTITFQPDPARPLPSPEVVTDDDEYIDYAEAIAHEVAMWCRNFPWLTKLLRAPILIVAGQPGTGKSSIMQTIAFLRFLLFQTGTEIYDPDCDSNISKGVWVHGTPIGQSKDGAFAAQFQANFEALKQKSFPDNQGHTPIFDEVTKWIVEGYMDINQFKSFLTNIHQKFRRPNIWSILGLHSLSVEENTQEKSLPKFTSIRDYAAIIYLESDTDEFGKAKFSGVARIKEGGKKVANDDLTLSRHPSVHITEEFSMAHLIKMLGPLVEYVQPCLSDVADVESSRSYRLARDLFQQAHGKGTAGMLTLAEGLREHAIGDGLSPRSIAKGGEPKWHKVDKELVAKMWRYVMDRATSVNPDDEGFVRVRDLWRHWGDKQKLWSDTQTFKSFLKQLHDAHIGELGDGEWRFNNTLDFS